The window tattgGCAAAAGATTGCTGAAGAAATCATGAAAACGATTGGACTAGAAATTGCTTTTTTATCACATTATATCCAGTCAAAATccagatataaatatatatatatgcagacAAACTCATGACTCCGGATGAATACATCTTTAAATTGGCTGTCAGCACGAAAGCAATCACAAGCAAATGGCTGCAGCCAAAGCTTCGACAAAGGCCGACTGGACTGCAATTGTCAGTAAAACCATCTCTGTGAAGCCGTGAATCTTCCTGCACGTCACCCCCACAACACTACACAGCATGCGTCCTCGTTTCTGCATGATAACACAGATGATCATATAACTGCATGGTGCTTGTACCTGTGTGTGGGGCCCCGGGCTCCTCTCCCAGCGGGGGAACACGTTAGTGAAGGTGAGAGGTTCTAACCCCTCATAGATGAGGTAGGCCTGCGGCGGGCGTCTGGGGTTCAtctctggggaaaaaaatcatcacattgTTTTTCAGCACAGCCGCTCCCCGTTTCTGAGTCGTTCCCGTCCAGAAGCTTCCTCATACCTTTGCAGTACTGTAGCGCCGTCTGCAAGGCGCACCTCCTCTCGTTGTGCCAGCGGCTCCAGGCCAAAGCCGAGCTCTCGGTCTGCTCGGGCTGACCCCTCTGCCACAGGTAGACCTCCAGACGGTTGTCAAGCAGGAACAAGGCTGGAGGACAGACGAGACAATAAAGTGGAATTAGATCACGCTGATATTTAATTACAgcatctgaaaagaaaaatcttctCTGAAGCTGCATCTGAAAATTGTTTACCAAATGAGTAATTAAACTGGAGATGAGCTTCAGTGTCGTAGATTTTGGTGTGTTGTGTGACATGTGTTGAGGGTGCTCTCACCCGGCTGTGGTGCAGAGTACAGACTCTCCTGGACGAACGGCATTGCCATCAAGAGCCCGGGCAGCCGCGTTggactctgcagctctttggCCTGGAAACTCCCGGAGGCGGCGCTCAGGTGGAAGAGGCGAGGTGTGAAGTTATACTTTCCTGGGTCTGATTGAAGACAGacaagttatttttttttctttgattttaagGGCTGAgagaaatgtggagaaaagtGTTGCGTCCCACCTTGCAGCATGCAGTCGTAAGCCTTCCTGTCCGCTGGTCCCAGTGCTGTCCAGAAGTCTGCAGGCTCTGAACCTTCCTCCACAACCTGGACCTTCACAGGGCTGTTGTGACTGAGACCCAACTCTGGCGGACACCTGATGGACACACATGATTGACAAGccagaaaatgattttaaaaacatcCCTCTTGTCCTCTGAAAGCCCACCCGGTGTATCAGACTTACATTTGAGTGAGACGCTCCACTGCCCTCCTGCTGACCTCTCTGGTGCTGGTCTGAGCTTTACAGCCAGTCCAGAGATACAGCACCCCCTGCTGGCTATTGAGGAGAACGACAGAGCCCCTGGACCTCAGacctgcacagcagcagtcCACTTCTAACAGAGAGCCCTCCTCTGGGAGCTCTCCTCGCACACAGAACAAACGCCACTCTGCTcgaaaagacaagaaaatgtcttacaaacacacacaaaacaaggaagacagacacaggaggGCATAAATGTCCTCTTAAATGACCTGCATTAGTGGCCTCCTCTCGCTTCCCCTTGTGGATGACCAGGCCTCCCTGGAAAAGCTGCAGGAAACAGGGGGGCTCCTTCCCCTGAGGGACCACCACCttcacaaacaacacaacaaacacaaaggctgcaaacaacaaccacaacaatgctgctgcagctaaatGCTCAGTTATTTAGGTTGTAGTCATGTATGTGAGCATCCGTTCTGAAGGTTACACCTGTGACTCTTCATGGTCGTTCATCCCAATAGAGAGGAAAGCAGCGGTGTCGCGTCCACTGACGCTGGAGTGACGGCCTCTCCACAGGAACAacgctgtgttttctttttccacgtcgcttctgctgctctcatcagcgCTGCTCACCTTATCTACAGCAGAGGTCATGTATTAGAAACCCGGATTCTGGTAAAACCTCGCTgcatcctcgcttgtgaatgactgagcctttccaggatgcccccttcatacccaatcatgatactatcacctgttaccaatgagcctgttccTTCCACATCTTTCCAATGATCACACTCTGTTTAATTAAGTTCAACACAGCGTCCTAACTCCTTTGGCTTGTATATCATGAACGTCACTGACCAACAGTGTTGATGCTGTACGTCCAGCGGAGGACGTAGGAGTCTCCTTCGTGAAGCTGTCCGGTGCTCTCCACGGGAATCTCACTGTCATCGAACTCCTGGACGTGCCAGGTGTCCACAGCTACCGTCCTCAGCTCCATCTGACCTCCTCCTTCCAGCGTGATGACTCCGTGCCCCCTCTGCACGTCTACCCCAGCCAGCACGTTGCGGACCAAGGCGTCCTCTTCCAGAGACTGACCTGCCACCAAAGCCTTTGCGTCACAGGTGCTCAGGAGGTCTGATGGTGGAGATGCGGACTGGGAGGACTGAACTGGGACGAGCtgtgaagagatgaaaaagagcTAAGATTATTTCTGGGTATTGTGTGCTGCTGCGTGACTTGTAAACGTTAAACTGTGACATGAACCTGCGTCTCCTCGTTCACCGGAGCAgcttcctccctgcctcccgTCCTACCAGTCCAGTCCAGGAACTTCTCCCTGAACAGAGCCGTCTCACTGTGCTCAGAGACACAGCCGAACAACGCCCAGCTGGGACGCCCCTCTCCCGTCCTGaggacacagtttgacacataagTCCAGTATCAAGCTTTACAgggaaaaacatttcagtatGAAATGCAGCAAATATGCACTTTTGAAGCTTAAACCTTAATAATTGAATGCCCTTAAAttatgctaatatgctaattaTGCTATTATATTAACATGCCTCTttatatgtgtatttttgtgtataCTGTACATAAATATTAAGGTGAATTCTAGTATAAAATTATGGCTGTATacactatatggccaaaagtatgtggacatgcCTTTAATTTCTGTTTACTTTTGGTCTGCTTTGGTTCTGTTTTTAATGCCCGGTCTAGATAGATAGTGCAGATTGATAAATGCTCAAATGTTTTGGAATGTTCAGCCATACTTTTGGCAATGTAGTACATTAGTTTGCGGAGTGAATTGTAGTCATCGAGTAGACTTTAAAGTCGGCTCTCACAGCGCGCTGCAGTAAACTGAGGCTTCTGTCTACTTGTTTGATTTCCAAGCAGCCGTCTTTCGCCAGCTGCAGCATGTCAGCGTGCAGCGTGGACTTGCGGGCGCGTGCTGGGATTTTACAGCACGTCATGTGGACACAGTGCCAGATGCTGCGGTGTCTCCGTGTGCAGCGTGGAATTACGAGGCATTTGCTTTGGTTTTACAGCGTGCACTGAAGACCTCCTGCAGACCTGGGCTGCACGCGCGGTGAACTTAATGCTGTGTGCGGTGTGGAATTACATCCCTCGCTGTTACTGTGTGCGAAGCAAAGTTCAATATGTGCAGTAAACACTTACAGCTGCACTTCAGTGTGTCTTTAAAGTGTCCTAATATTGGTATGCTGTTGCTTTTGTATGGACTGAAAGCTTCACTGCCTGCAGTGTGAACCTACAGTGGTGTGCCCGGGTTACACTGTGTGGGATCCAGCGGATTGACTCGACAGTTGCTGTAGTCATAAGCTCCAGCCCACACTTGGTGAGTCAGCTGGAGAGCAACAGTCCTCCTGCTGAGGGAAACATCCTGTCCATGCCACAGGTACACCTCACTGCCGAAATCGAACACCAgggcctgaacacacacacacacacacacacacacacacacacacacacacacgatcagcTACTAAAACTGACTCATAGcaaatttgaaaaaacacaaaattagcAACGAGCAACACAAGAATCCAGAGAGACCTCAGAGGAGCCCAGCAGGGAGACGCTGGGGATGGAGGCCCAGGCCTGTTCATGAGGCACCAGCCTGTTCTCCACCAGCCTGTACACACAGTTGGACTCCACCACCCCTCCCTCATACagctcatcctcctcttctgcacTGGCTCCTGTGTGGagaacacagaaacatgctgcacaGCCGACACAGAACCAACAGAGACtttaatcttatttttctgttggCTTGTTGTTGTCATCAGATGAAAGCATCAGCTAAATGTACAAAATCTcaaatcacattaaaaacaatctATTCTGAGAGACATGACATCGAACCTCTGTATTGTGTCCGTCCTCCTAGAAGACTCCAGAAGTCTGCGGCCAGGCTGCCGTCACAGTTCAGCCCCTCCTCCAGGTGGACGATGTGGGACGCCTGACAGCCGAGGTCCCCCTGACTCTGGATGGATGACGCCAGCTCAGAGGCCTGGAGAGCAAAATGACCAGTTTCAGACACATCTGAGAAATAACAGATTACTTGAAaccacacagataaaaacaattTTATGGAAACAGCTGTCATAAAGTGACATATtatgtgagaaaacagaaacatgacactGTGTCAGCGTCCTCGTGGTACCTTGGCTCTCTCTTGCTCGTTGGCAAACTCTCCGCTCCACAGGATGCAGTGCTCCGCAGTGACCAGCAGGAAGCAGTCTCCGCTGTTCAGCAACCGCGCTGAGGGCTCCACCAGGCGCACCTGGACATGCCGCCTACCTGTCACCACAGGCACTCGTTAATATAAAAACCTGAACATGACGAGGATGCTGGCGAGATAAACCGAATCCTTTCTGACCTTTGATGTGGATGAGCATCAGGCTGCTGAAGGGAGGATGAGAGGCAGCATCTGAGGAAGAGCTGAGGGCTTCTGATGTGCTGAGATGTGACTCAGAGGAGTTCTTGGACTCTGTGGGGAAAAACACACGATAAGGAGGCTCAATAAGAACAAGAGCAtaaggacaggaagtgaaaaaggaggaaatgttcCCGCTCACTCTTCTCTGCTTGGACCCTCTCCTCTGAAGCTgcgctcgctcgctctcccATGAAGTCCTGCCTGACGTCCTCCCTGGCAGCCAGAGCCCTCAGAGGGTTTCTGGAGCCCTGAGTCCGGCGGGACGGACGCACAGACCGCCTGTGCTCCGCCACTGCCGAGGTcagcctgcagcacacacacagtgaatacaAACATACAAGGTTTCTGTTCCAGCACCCACATGAAATGGACTAACTCAACATACAGTAATGGATCAGCACAGAAACAACATCTATATCGATTTGAAAAGCAGAAGCTGATAATTATCATACAATAATTTTGGTGAATTTTaaagagctgaatgaatgaaatcctGAACGCATATTTAATATGGCCAACATATATATTTCAATATGTCGTAGGACGGTTTGTCTGTGAGAgacattaattattattaacgCAGCGATGGGAAAACCCAATAATCTTACAATCTGTGTTAAAACCAGGCTCACATGGGCGTGTTGGTCTGGCAGAGGACGCCCAGGTCCTGCTCGCTCTCTGCAGCGGCGACGTCTCCGCAGGGTGCCGGTGCACGGGCGGAGGAGGGACACTGATCTCTGTAGAAACCTCCGTCAGGTGCGTTTGAATCATCCTCAGGTGTCTCCTGCTCATGTGGAGCCACTGAGAGCGGGGAGCTCTGTGGAGCTGCCAGAGCGAACAGTTTAGAGAGAGATGAACAAGAAAAGGTTTTATTAAATGAGCTGGTGCTGCTCTAACCTTCAGATGTGCATGCTGGAGCTTCGGTGGACTGTTTCTTGTTATGAGAGGCGTCATTTCTGTCTGATTCTGGAGATCCAAGAACGGGGGGTAAACACAGAGGGAACGAGTCAGAGGACATAAGAGTAGAGAGGGTGGGTAAACCAGAGGAGGTCAGCTCACCCCTCTTGGCCATTCGTGCGGCTTCTggctcctcctccccctgtgAGATGGTTCCCTCGGCTTCGCCCGTCTGGAGCTCATCCTCAACCGCCTTCGTCTACACAGTCACATGAATGGACGCGTTAATGGAAGAGTTAAGCACCAAGAACAGTAAAAGATTTAGAGAAAGGCGCCACCTTGTGTCTCCACTGAGGCTGAGTCTGGTTCTTGGTCGGAGAAGAGACTTCTTGGGCCTCAAAGGACAGATTTGTCTGAGGGGGAAGTGGAAACAGAAGGACGTGAGCGGGTGAACAAACACGAGCACTCAGAGGCTCACAAGGTCAACAAATCAGGCAGCAAGACAACAAAGTACAAGACATGATATGGAAGAAAGGGGCTGGGGTCAAAAACCAGTACAATttagtgtattagaaatataattCAAGTATAGAAAAGACATTAGAAGTTcacttttactgtttgtgctttatttcaAGTATGATTGACGTATAATTTTAacactttgttttcagtcttattGCTCAGTGCTGCTTTGCATGGCGAAAGGTAATTCTGACAATAACTGTGTCGATGTCGTCGTCATCTCAGCAGCTCAAATTTAGCTTTCTGGCATTTGAGCGACAGAACCTCATGAGAAACAGtatctaaaaatgtcaaaacgtgtctctttctgtttctagTTTCTCTAACATTGTTGCAGGTTGTTAAAAGTCTAATTGGGAAGGTTTGGTGTGAGCGAATGTCAGTTAATTCAAGTTCAGAAACCTCAAGTCGCAGATaatcagaacacacacatgaacagaaacaacacGGAAACTGTGGAAGTGAGAGCTGCGATGCCTCACTTCGGAAAAAGGatcatgttcacacacagaaacactcctCAGGTGAGAGCTAGCTCGTTAGCGCCAGTGAAACTTCACACGTCATCTGCAGAAGTCGCAGCCGCCTGAAGCCGCGACACAATCGTCAGCGCGGACGGAAACACTGCAAACCAAAAAGCTGCGGTTCGTGCTCCATGCAGTTACCTGATTGAAACACATGATATACTGGGGCGTACTGCTAGAAAAGACGGAGGCAAAGACGGGTTcctgggagagaggaggaatcGGACGAGAGAGGAGGGCTAAAGCTTTTGTAAAATGAGTCACGGAGATCATAATGGAGGTTTAGACGGATCTGTGGACTTCAAGGCGTCAGCTGAGGACTTACCCAGCACTGAGGGTTCACATGAaggttttctgtctcctcctacAGCACCAGTATATAAGCATGAGGTTAAAATAGACATTAACAGAACAGGAGAAGGTTAACATTAATACACAAATACCTCATAATTGCTCTGTTTACATTCCTCATCCGGTTCAGAGACAGTCGAACTCGCCTCAGTGCATTAACACCAACAGGTCTGGATATATTCTCCAGTAACTTCAGCCTGATCTCAAGACATTTAGCACCTTCCAAATCCTGGTGCTGCTGCCAAGAGATGGTATATCTGCTTTCACAGGACCATTAGCTCTGACCACCTCCTCATTCTGGATTTAAGGACAGCAGGAAGACCGAACCCAACAACCTCCACGTGCAGTCAacagcagcttttccagagGAATTTAGAtcaaaaagctgcaaaaatCTGTGACTTGTTGTGCTGATTTCTCATTTGGCTCAAGCTGCTTGACCCAGTGACCCAAAAATTAACAGCGTAGGCCACTGCAGACCGTATGACTGGTCAAAGATGGACGCTCCTTGCTGTGTTGACCCTACAGCTCCCCTGTCAACCTTCTGCTGGCCTTTATGCTTCATCCCTCCCTGCTGACGGTCTGAAACCTGGACACGTTCAAAGGACTAAAGAGGTGAAGCTTcggcagagcagcagctgtgatcTGGTCCACTGAGGACACCGCAGACGTCTCTTACCTCGCTCCTGCTGGTGTCAGTCACATCCTGCAGTCTGATGGTGTCGTCGACCAGTGTGACCTGAACGTGTCCCATCACCGTGGTTCCATCATCCGTCCTCACAGTCTCCTCCTCGTTATGTTGCCTTTCAGACAGATCACATAGAAAACAGACCAGAGGACATATTAGAAAACCTGGTTTCACCTTTGAGGCCTGTATCAGTCCATCAGATACTTACTGAGCTCTCTCTGTCGTATCTGAGCGGTGCTCCTCAGCAGAAACcggctgctcctgctgctcggTCTGGCAGGGCTTCTCCTCCTGAGGAGCATCCTGCTCTGACCAGGCTCTTACTGGGGTGCAGGCGATGGTTTCCCTGCGGGTTCGAGGCCTCTGCCTCCAGGGAGTGGCGGTCAGCGAGCTTCCCTCCCCACCTGAGGCCTGACGTCTGTCTCTCCGCGGCGGCGCTGAAATGCCCCGCCGCTCTGCGCCCTCCGTCCTCCCTTGCATCTCCGCTTCTTCACAACCTCCGCCATTCTGTTCACGGCTAAGCGCCGCATCCGCCCGACCGCCCTCCGTCCCGCTCCACGCCGAGCCGCCGGAGCTGCTCTTCTTCAGGATTCCTCTCAAGCCTGGTTCAGAGTCGTGGCGCTGCAGGCCCTGCTGGGCGGGGCCACCAGGTTCTCCGGGCTGGGGACCGGTGTCCGGTCTTGGTTGGGAGAGGCGCACCTCACTGGGTTTTAGGTTGACAGACGAGGCCTGCTGTCTGTCGGACAGGTGAGGACACAAAGAGAGGGCAGGAAGCTGTACGGGGCCTTTCTGGAGCTGAACAGAGATCAGGGATGAAGGTGAGACACAGACTTAAGAGCATCTTTACTTTATGAAACCTAATTCAAACACAATCTGTGTCATCCTCTCACCAGGCTGACCTCCTCCACAGTGATGGGCTGGGTGCGGTACCGAGCCCCCTTCTGCCTTCGCCTTTCCGTGGGCCCGTCAGCGGGGCCGGCCCCCTGCCTCCCCGGCAGGGACAACTTGTTGAAGAGGGCCAGCTTCTCACTCATGCTCAGGTTGCTGCTCTCGTCCTCCACACCGTCCTCCGCTGACTCGGCCTGCACAGGCTGGGACTCCACTGGTGGAGCTGGTTTTGGGGCACTGCGGAGAAACAAGAGTGCACGTGATATAAAACACACGTAGAATTATAGGACGAGGCTGGTGATATAAGACCAAAACTGCAAATGTATATATTATTGTCCAATTAAAAGCGCGTCACTCATTAGGGGACCAAACGTGTATTAATCCTcctctgaaaatagtccccaacacATGCATCCTGTAATGTCTGCTAATAACTACAGAGCTGAACTGCTTTAGGAAATCAATAAACCTTTTCTGATCAAACTGTTCTATTAAttagaaatgtctttttattagTTTGCATAAAACTGTTCATTGTCCAACCAAATGCCCTTGAAATATGCTCCTCTATGTGTTCCCAGTATCCTTCCACTTGGCTTCCCCACCTGATTGCCACGATTTCCTCGCAGGTGATTGGCTGCGTCAGAAAGCGATGGTCGTTGCCACGGCGCACCCTGCGCTCATGGCAGACGCTGCCTGAGCGAGGCTTCAGGAAGCCCGAGGCCTCGGGGGCCGCCGACTTCTCCAGCTCCTACAGGAGGCAGGGAACATGTTCACATTTGGGTCAgtggctcctttttttttttttttctccaacagGTGGACCCCAACCTTCAGGTCAAATAGCAGCTTCAATCAACAGCCTCCACCTGCTAAATAAGTAATAAGGGTGACCACGAAAATGGCAGCGAAAACTCCCTGTCCTGATGGCTCCGGTTCTATTTGTatggacagatggagggaggggaggcggCTCGGGTAGCTGGGGAATAAAGCAGCTAGCTGGAAGGTGGAGCGACTTGGCTATGGGGATAGAATGCCAGCCCAACAGGTCACAGCGTAACCAGAGCCGTGCCGGCTTCAGTTACCTCCCCGCCCGCCTCTACAGAGCAGCGGGCTAATTATAACGCCGCAGCTATGGTTGTTCACGGCAATACAGTGTCTGCCATATTTTCACCTGGCGCTCCGTGACTGTAAGTGTGCAGGAGGTGAACGGCAGGCTGTAGCTGCTCAATCACcttctggacagagacaaaCTGTGGTGAATGTGCGTGTATCTCAGTGTAAAATTAGCCCCTCTTTTAATAATCACAGACTGTAGCATCAAACTGAGGAGCAGCTCCAGCCGCAGCACCTGTTTGACCATTCATATCCCTCGACATGATCAGGTTGTGTTCTGCGGGCTCAGCACTGAGTCAGACTGtaagcagagcagctgatgaTGGACGACGATGTCGCTTTAGCTGTTCAATATGTTTCTCCACAGCTTATCACCGGCCCATAACGCTGATCTGAATCTCATATGGGACGTCACATTGGCATGCTTCATTATTCAGATGCACACAGTGGCGGGATGTActtcaagtactgtacttaagcaTAAAGTCGAGGTACTGCTGTGCACTTTACTGCACTaaatttgtctgacagctttagctACTTTTACAGATTACAGTATCTCTCATCAGCTTCCTTGAGTTTTGTAAATatcaggctcattggtaacaggtgagcgtatcgtgattgggtatgaaaggggcatcctggaaaggctcggtccttcacaagcgaggatggagcgaggttcaccactctgaACGAGCGCATCGAGGATCCGCTTAATTGTCACGAGTAAACTGACTCAGATGTGACTGCACTTGAGTGTCTCCCATCACATCAGATAGAAAAGCCACAGACTGATTCTTCGGATCATTTTTGGCAGCAGGCGGCTCATAACAGGTCAGGAACAGCAGTAAAGATCCGGTTTCAGAGACCAACATAGACTCACTTTGAACAAAGACATCTTGGCTGCCACGCTCATCTTGGCTCTGTCGTctgttttcacatcagctgtgcggacaaaaaaaaacacacacataaatcatgACATGAAGatttgcaaataaaaaaatgatcGTCACACACTCGAGGCGggtgacgcacacacacactcacgcgtCCAGACAGGTGCTGGTGATCAAACACTGACTAACAGACGAAAGCTGGCTGAGAGACGTCATTTCTTCTGAGTAAGACAACAGTTTTAGAGTATaaaaagtatttccatttcctttcagctggAAAATACTCGACTGTTACTGCACTATATCCATCTGACAGTGACCAGATTCATCAAACAtagtaaataaaacacactgtgaccCCATAAAATACAGTAATTCATTATTAAAGATGACATAAAAGTCAAAAGTAAAAAGCTGCTTACTCATCAGTATCAATACGacagtgtttttgctgttaaTATTTCTGTGAGACACAGT of the Chaetodon auriga isolate fChaAug3 chromosome 16, fChaAug3.hap1, whole genome shotgun sequence genome contains:
- the svilc gene encoding supervillin isoform X1, which translates into the protein MDAVENPVLEPRSERIARYKAERRRELAERYGNMEELPTKWVRRDGKEVHDPATQPHRGALNSDGLGERVNGRTRGVTNGLEADAAAESSCLRSCPDAGRATSSLDLAVKPGSEGGRRRARRYLPGGSGGARKTSERFRTQPITANEMEESSGLLDAEEEENCKADVKTDDRAKMSVAAKMSLFKELEKSAAPEASGFLKPRSGSVCHERRVRRGNDHRFLTQPITCEEIVAISAPKPAPPVESQPVQAESAEDGVEDESSNLSMSEKLALFNKLSLPGRQGAGPADGPTERRRQKGARYRTQPITVEEVSLLQKGPVQLPALSLCPHLSDRQQASSVNLKPSEVRLSQPRPDTGPQPGEPGGPAQQGLQRHDSEPGLRGILKKSSSGGSAWSGTEGGRADAALSREQNGGGCEEAEMQGRTEGAERRGISAPPRRDRRQASGGEGSSLTATPWRQRPRTRRETIACTPVRAWSEQDAPQEEKPCQTEQQEQPVSAEEHRSDTTERAQQHNEEETVRTDDGTTVMGHVQVTLVDDTIRLQDVTDTSRSEEETENLHVNPQCWTNLSFEAQEVSSPTKNQTQPQWRHKTKAVEDELQTGEAEGTISQGEEEPEAARMAKRESDRNDASHNKKQSTEAPACTSEAPQSSPLSVAPHEQETPEDDSNAPDGGFYRDQCPSSARAPAPCGDVAAAESEQDLGVLCQTNTPMLTSAVAEHRRSVRPSRRTQGSRNPLRALAAREDVRQDFMGERASAASEERVQAEKKSKNSSESHLSTSEALSSSSDAASHPPFSSLMLIHIKGRRHVQVRLVEPSARLLNSGDCFLLVTAEHCILWSGEFANEQERAKASELASSIQSQGDLGCQASHIVHLEEGLNCDGSLAADFWSLLGGRTQYRGASAEEEDELYEGGVVESNCVYRLVENRLVPHEQAWASIPSVSLLGSSEALVFDFGSEVYLWHGQDVSLSRRTVALQLTHQVWAGAYDYSNCRVNPLDPTQCNPGTPLTGEGRPSWALFGCVSEHSETALFREKFLDWTGRTGGREEAAPVNEETQLVPVQSSQSASPPSDLLSTCDAKALVAGQSLEEDALVRNVLAGVDVQRGHGVITLEGGGQMELRTVAVDTWHVQEFDDSEIPVESTGQLHEGDSYVLRWTYSINTVDKVSSADESSRSDVEKENTALFLWRGRHSSVSGRDTAAFLSIGMNDHEESQVVVPQGKEPPCFLQLFQGGLVIHKGKREEATNAEWRLFCVRGELPEEGSLLEVDCCCAGLRSRGSVVLLNSQQGVLYLWTGCKAQTSTREVSRRAVERLTQMCPPELGLSHNSPVKVQVVEEGSEPADFWTALGPADRKAYDCMLQDPGKYNFTPRLFHLSAASGSFQAKELQSPTRLPGLLMAMPFVQESLYSAPQPALFLLDNRLEVYLWQRGQPEQTESSALAWSRWHNERRCALQTALQYCKEMNPRRPPQAYLIYEGLEPLTFTNVFPRWERSPGPHTQGDAGRVKLTLVQDALAQLMKTQYPLEELLRSPLPEGVDPQHLEVYLSDQDFQTILEMKRDEYASLPSWKQIDLKKSKGLLC
- the svilc gene encoding supervillin isoform X2, translating into MDAVENPVLEPRSERIARYKAERRRELAERYGNMEELPTKWVRRDGKEVHDPATQPHRGALNSDGLGERVNGRTRGVTNGLEADAAAESSCLRSCPDAGRATSSLDLAVKPGSEGGRRRARRYLPGGSGGARKTSERFRTQPITANEMEESSGLLDAEEEENCKADVKTDDRAKMSVAAKMSLFKELEKSAAPEASGFLKPRSGSVCHERRVRRGNDHRFLTQPITCEEIVAISAPKPAPPVESQPVQAESAEDGVEDESSNLSMSEKLALFNKLSLPGRQGAGPADGPTERRRQKGARYRTQPITVEEVSLLQKGPVQLPALSLCPHLSDRQQASSVNLKPSEVRLSQPRPDTGPQPGEPGGPAQQGLQRHDSEPGLRGILKKSSSGGSAWSGTEGGRADAALSREQNGGGCEEAEMQGRTEGAERRGISAPPRRDRRQASGGEGSSLTATPWRQRPRTRRETIACTPVRAWSEQDAPQEEKPCQTEQQEQPVSAEEHRSDTTERAQQHNEEETVRTDDGTTVMGHVQVTLVDDTIRLQDVTDTSRSETNLSFEAQEVSSPTKNQTQPQWRHKTKAVEDELQTGEAEGTISQGEEEPEAARMAKRESDRNDASHNKKQSTEAPACTSEAPQSSPLSVAPHEQETPEDDSNAPDGGFYRDQCPSSARAPAPCGDVAAAESEQDLGVLCQTNTPMLTSAVAEHRRSVRPSRRTQGSRNPLRALAAREDVRQDFMGERASAASEERVQAEKKSKNSSESHLSTSEALSSSSDAASHPPFSSLMLIHIKGRRHVQVRLVEPSARLLNSGDCFLLVTAEHCILWSGEFANEQERAKASELASSIQSQGDLGCQASHIVHLEEGLNCDGSLAADFWSLLGGRTQYRGASAEEEDELYEGGVVESNCVYRLVENRLVPHEQAWASIPSVSLLGSSEALVFDFGSEVYLWHGQDVSLSRRTVALQLTHQVWAGAYDYSNCRVNPLDPTQCNPGTPLTGEGRPSWALFGCVSEHSETALFREKFLDWTGRTGGREEAAPVNEETQLVPVQSSQSASPPSDLLSTCDAKALVAGQSLEEDALVRNVLAGVDVQRGHGVITLEGGGQMELRTVAVDTWHVQEFDDSEIPVESTGQLHEGDSYVLRWTYSINTVDKVSSADESSRSDVEKENTALFLWRGRHSSVSGRDTAAFLSIGMNDHEESQVVVPQGKEPPCFLQLFQGGLVIHKGKREEATNAEWRLFCVRGELPEEGSLLEVDCCCAGLRSRGSVVLLNSQQGVLYLWTGCKAQTSTREVSRRAVERLTQMCPPELGLSHNSPVKVQVVEEGSEPADFWTALGPADRKAYDCMLQDPGKYNFTPRLFHLSAASGSFQAKELQSPTRLPGLLMAMPFVQESLYSAPQPALFLLDNRLEVYLWQRGQPEQTESSALAWSRWHNERRCALQTALQYCKEMNPRRPPQAYLIYEGLEPLTFTNVFPRWERSPGPHTQGDAGRVKLTLVQDALAQLMKTQYPLEELLRSPLPEGVDPQHLEVYLSDQDFQTILEMKRDEYASLPSWKQIDLKKSKGLLC